Proteins co-encoded in one Strix uralensis isolate ZFMK-TIS-50842 chromosome 2, bStrUra1, whole genome shotgun sequence genomic window:
- the MID1IP1 gene encoding mid1-interacting protein 1, whose translation MMQICDSYSQKYSLFNAMNRFIGAVNNMDQTVMVPSLLRDVPLLLEELDAAGAVCPPREAALPPGDPGAYFSRRDMYSHYMLLKSIRNDIEWGVVQPPAGEEAAARKKDKLGGGPAEEDEGEEDLEQQFHYHLSGLHSVLSKLTRKANVLTNRYKQEIGFSSWGQ comes from the coding sequence ATGATGCAGATCTGCGACTCGTACAGCCAGAAGTACTCCCTCTTCAACGCCATGAACCGCTTCATCGGCGCCGTCAACAACATGGACCAGACGGTGATGGTGCCCAGCCTGCTGCGGGACGTGccgctgctgctggaggagctggacgCGGCGGGAGCCGTCTGCCCGCCGCGGGAGGCCGCCCTGCCGCCCGGCGACCCCGGCGCCTACTTCTCCCGCAGGGACATGTACAGCCACTATATGCTGCTCAAGTCCATCCGCAACGACATCGAGTGGGGCGTGGTGCAGCCGCCGGCcggcgaggaggcggcggcccgCAAGAAGGACAAGCTGGGCGGCGGGCCCGCCGAGGAGGACGAGGGGGAGGAGGACCTGGAGCAGCAGTTCCACTACCACCTCAGCGGGCTCCActcagttctctccaagctcaCCCGCAAGGCCAACGTCCTCACCAACAGATACAAGCAGGAGATCGGCTTCAGCAGCTGGGGGCAGTGA